GTTGTTGTTTGCTTGCTTCTTTACGCTTAGTTTGTTCTTCTTTATATGTTTCATAATCTTCGAAGTTTCCGATAATACGTTCAATTTGCCCATCATGAACATACCAGAATTCTTGAGCGACCTTGTTCAAGAAGTATCTATCGTGACTGACAGTAATAATAGTGCCACCGAACGTCGCAATATAGTCCTCAAGAATGGTCAATGTTTCGGTATCTAAATCATTCGTAGGCTCATCTAATAATAATACATTCGGTTGATGTACTAACAGTCTAAGCAAGTAAAGTCTTTTTTGTTCTCCGCCTGACAGTTTATATACCTTTTTACCGTGTGTGGCACTTGGGAATAAAAATCTTTCTAATAGCTGCGTGACTGAAACAGTCGTTCCATCTTTTTCTTTGGCAACTTCACTTTCCTCTCGTAAAAAGTCAATCACACGGATATCTCTGTCTAAACGTTCATCAGTTTGCTTAAAGTAGGCAGTCTTCACTGTTTGACCTATTTTAACAACCCCTGAGTAATCAGTATCTTCTCCAGCTAAAATATTCAATAATGTTGTTTTGCCAGCACCATTCGGTCCCACAATACCGATTTGCTGTCCATTTTGAATAATCTGAGTTACATGTTCAAATAAAGTCTTTCCTGCAATTTGCTTAGTCAAATCTTCTAATTCGAAGACTTGTTTACCTAATCTTGAATGTGCAAGATTAAGTTGTCCTGTTTCGCGTGTTGTCTGGTTCTTAACTTGTGATTCCAAATCACTGAAACGATTGATTCTTGCTTGTTGTTTTGTTGAACGTGCCTTTGCTCCTGCACGCATCCAAGACAATTCCTGTTTATATAATGAACGTTGCTTCTGATTTTGCTGCTGCTCGATTTGTTCATTTTCAGCACGCATCGCAATATAATCCTCGTAGTTCCCTGGATACGTACGCAATTTACCTCTATCTAATTCAACAATACGTGTAGAGACTTCATTCAGAAAGTACCGATCATGCGTCACAAAAAGTACAGTATGCGGATATTGTTTAACATAATTAATCAACCATTTAATCGAATCGAAGTCTAGGTGGTTAGTCGGTTCATCTAACAATAATAAATCCGGTTGTTCGATTAACGTTTTAGCAAGCACCACCCTTTTTTGCTGTCCACCTGACAATGCTTGTACAGATTGAGTAGTATCATTTATTCCTAATTTTGATAATATCGTTTTGACCTCTGCACTATAATCCCAAGCTTCTGCTTGATCCATTGCTTCTTGAGCTTGCATCATTTTTTGAAAGTCCGCATCATTTTGAGTTTCAGTATACCGTTGAACTGCTGTTTCATAATTTTTGATCAACTTAACTGCAGTTGTATCTGCGCTCAATACTTCTTCTAAAACTGTCTTATCTTCATCCAAGTCTTGCTTTTGAGATGAATAACGAATGCGATATTGATTGGGGCAATTTACTTCTGCTTCATAGTCATCATCTAAGCCCGCTATCACTTTCAGCAAAGTACTTTTGCCAGTTCCATTGATTCCTACAAGTCCAATGCGTTCATGTTCTGAGACAGATAAGTGTAAATCATCAAATATTACCTTATCCGCGTAAGATTTATGTAAGTGTTCTATTTTGTATGATTCCATTTTCAGCCTCCACTTATATTCGTACGTTCATTTGTCCTATTATTCACTATTTGGGGTTGCTTATAGTGAAATCAGTTCCATATATTATACACCTTTTAGAGTTGAAATGATACTGTCGCACCGCTTAGAAGTATCTATTATTATTAAGAAATTGTAAATAAATCATGAGAAAAAGAAATAATAGACAAATTTT
Above is a genomic segment from Staphylococcus piscifermentans containing:
- a CDS encoding ABC-F family ATP-binding cassette domain-containing protein, translating into MKMESYKIEHLHKSYADKVIFDDLHLSVSEHERIGLVGINGTGKSTLLKVIAGLDDDYEAEVNCPNQYRIRYSSQKQDLDEDKTVLEEVLSADTTAVKLIKNYETAVQRYTETQNDADFQKMMQAQEAMDQAEAWDYSAEVKTILSKLGINDTTQSVQALSGGQQKRVVLAKTLIEQPDLLLLDEPTNHLDFDSIKWLINYVKQYPHTVLFVTHDRYFLNEVSTRIVELDRGKLRTYPGNYEDYIAMRAENEQIEQQQNQKQRSLYKQELSWMRAGAKARSTKQQARINRFSDLESQVKNQTTRETGQLNLAHSRLGKQVFELEDLTKQIAGKTLFEHVTQIIQNGQQIGIVGPNGAGKTTLLNILAGEDTDYSGVVKIGQTVKTAYFKQTDERLDRDIRVIDFLREESEVAKEKDGTTVSVTQLLERFLFPSATHGKKVYKLSGGEQKRLYLLRLLVHQPNVLLLDEPTNDLDTETLTILEDYIATFGGTIITVSHDRYFLNKVAQEFWYVHDGQIERIIGNFEDYETYKEEQTKRKEASKQQPKQTKERQRKGLSYKEKREYETVMARIEESEARLEAIEQEMVDASDDYTKIQALNSEKETLEAQYEQDMTRWSELEELKEQ